The sequence ATCCGGAGGATGTGCAGCCCGTTCCGCCGCCTCCGCCGCCCATGCCCTCACCCGCGAGTGGGGAGTTTGCGAAATCGCAGCGTGCGAGAAACAGCGCGCCTACGGCAGGCAGGGCAATGGACATGGCAATGCTTGAAGCGGTAACAGCGGATAGCGACGATTCCGGCGGCGACACGCCGATCAACTTGCGGGAGAACTTTGACGCACTCGCCGTCTGGTCGCCTTCGGTGCGGACGGATTCTAACGGCCGTGCGACCCTCGATGTAAAGCTGCCTGACAACCTGACGCGTTATCGCATAACGGCCGTCTCGGTCGATAGCGGCAAGCGGTTCGGCAAGACCGAATCGAGCATCACGGCCCGCAAGCCGCTGATGGTGCGGCCCTCGGCACCGCGGTTCATGAACTTTGGCGATAAGATCGAGCTTCCGGTCGTAATCCAAAATCAGACCGATCAGGATATGGCGGTCGATGTTGCCGTAAGAGCGACGAATGCCGTTTTGAGTCCCAACTTTGGTCAGCTAAATGCTGAGTCTCAGTCGGTTGATGGCGGCACCCAGAACGCAGGAAAGCGTGTCTTGGTCAAGGCCAACAGCCGCGAGGAGGTTCGCTTCCCGGTGGCGGCGATGAAGGCCGGGACGGCCCGCTTCCAATTTGCAGCAAGCTCGGGCAAGAACAACGACGCGGCCGAAATATCTCTGCCCGTTTGGACACCCGCGACGACCGAGGCATTTGCCACTTATGGCACGACCGACGCGAACGGTGCCATCTTCCAGCCGGTTCAAACTCCCGGCGACGTTTGGCCGCAGTTCGGCGGGCTCGAGGTGACGACCAGCTCGACTCAGCTACAGGAGCTGACCGATGCCTACATCTATCTCGCGAATTATCCGTACGCCTGCTCTGAGCAGATATCCTCGCGGATGATCTCGACCGCGGCCCTTCGCGACGTGCTCTCGGCTTTCAAGGCCAAGGACATGCCGACGGCGGCTGCTATCGAAGCACAGTTCAAGCGCGATATCGAGGTGCTCGCCTCGCGTCAGCGGAGCGACGGCAGCTTCGGGCTCTGGAAGCGTGACCGCGAGCGGTATGAATATCCGTTCCTGACGATCCACGTCGCCCACGCCCTTGCCCTCGCGAAGCAAAAGGGCTACAAGGTCCCGGATGAAATGCTCAACCGGACAAAGCCTTACCTTACGGATATCGAAAGCAAGCTGAAGGATCAGCTCTATATGTCGTCGCCGCAGGTGCGTTGGTCGATCTCGGCCTACGCTCTCTACATCCGCAATTTGATGGGCGACCGCGACGCCGGAAAGGCGAAGAAGCTCCTCGCCGAAGCAACGATCGAAAAGCTTAACTTCGAGGCTCTCGGCTGGGTTCTCTCGGTACTTGCCGAGGACAAAGGCTCGGTCGCCGAGGTCGAACAGATCACGCGGTTCCTAATGAACCGGACGACCGAGACTGCTGGTGCGGCGAACTTCGTCACCAACTACGCCGATGGCGGCTGGCTGATCATGCACTCGAACCGCCGAGCGGATGGCATCCTTCTCGAATCGCTGATCCGCGTCCGCGGGGCCGGTTCGTCCGCCGAAGGAACGCGAGCGGCGGTCGAGGACCTGATCCCGAAGCTCGTCCGCGGGCTGCTTGCCCATCGAAAGAAAGGCCATTGGGGCTCAACGCAGGAGAACGTCTTCATCCTGCTTGCCCTGGATAAATACTTCAACGCCTTCGAGAGCGTGACGCCCGACTTCGTAACGCGTGTCTGGCTCGGCAATACCTACGCGGGCGAACAGGCGTTCAAGGGCCGCAGTGCCGATTCGAATGTGCTCAACATCCCGATGTCGTATCTGGTAGAGCAGGGCGGCACTTCGAACCTGATCCTCGATCGGCAAGGTGCGGGAAGGCTTTATTACCGCATCGGAATGCAGTACGCGCCGAAGAGCCTCAAGCTCGAACCGGCAGATTATGGCTTCACCGTTCTGAGGAAGTACGAGGCCGTCGATGACCAGGCGGACGTTCGGCAAAACCCGGACGGGTCGTGGGTCGTCAAATCCGGTGCACGCGTCCGCGTTCGGTTGACGATGATCGCTCAGGCACGGCGATACCACGTCGCACTCGTCGATTATCTGCCGGCCGGATTCGAGATACTCAACCCCGCACTCGCGACAACCGAAGCGATTCCCGCAGATGCCGGCGGCGGCAACACGGGCGTCATTGAGGTCGGCGGGCGTTCGATCGGAAGGAACTATTTCTGGTGGCGGCAATATTGGTTCGAGCACCAGAACTTCCGCGACGAGCGGGCCGAGGCCTTCGCGTCGCTGCTCTGGGAAGGCGTTTACAACTACACCTACGTCGCACGTGCCACGACGCCGGGCGAATTCGTCGCCCCGCCCGCCAAGGCCGAGGAGATGTATTCCCCCGAAACCTTTGGCCGGACGGGCACCGAGTTCGTCAAGGTTGAATAGGTAGGCCGAGGCTTTCCATCGTTTCGCCGTCTGTGGGTTTCGGTTCTGTGTTTTCTGTGGTTATCGCCCTGTCCGCGAGGCGGCTACCGCAGAAAGCACAGAAATAAGACACAAACGGCAAAGCGTCGGACGACCGTGTTTTGCTAATAAGTCCCGTTCATCTTTACGGCCTTGCCTACGTGCTTCTTCATAAAGTCCTGATTCTTCGTCGTAGGTGAACCGTTATAGTCCGGGGCGTCTTTTAGAAATCCGTTTTGATCTTTATGGAGCGAATTGTCCATATTCGAAAGGATATGCGCCGCCTCGTGATAAATAGCACCGGAAAGTTCCTTCGGGCTTCCATCGTACATCCGGTCAAAATAGACCTCGCAGATCTTTTTATTTAGATCGGTGAGCCCAAGAATGCCCTCGTTCGCTTCGGCGATCGCAGCGCTGCCGCCCTGCTTTGCGATGACGCTTTTGCTCACGCTTCGGACCATGTAAACGATCACGTCCGTGTCGAGCAGCGTTGGCGAGGTTCCATCGTCAACGACCTTTACGTCCGTTCCGGTGATGGTTGTGTTCGTGATCGAAGATAGGTAGGTCTTCAGCAGGGTCGCGGCTTTATTTGCTGCTTCCATATCACCGCCTTTCCTCTTGATGTAGATCGTAAATGTGCTCATTCGTCTCTTTCTCCATTTGGTATATTTACCCCTTGTTTATGCTGGTTTGACGCTTCACCGCGGCCGTTTTGCATTGCCCGCGTCGGTCGTGAGATTTGAACAGCGGTTCGTCAGGGGCGTGATGATATATCAGTTGCATTGGAATGTGTAGGCTTGAAAAAGTCACTGGGATTCCGCAAACTTCCCCTCGTGGCAGAGAATCATACAAAGATCCGCGAATTGCTGTTGATCGAGGCCGGTGCGGTCGAGCGGGCGGCGGGCCGTTTGACGGCGGCGGACGCGGATAAAGCTGTCGGATTGCTTGTAGGCTGTGAAGGCAAGGTCGTCGTACTCGGCGTCGGGAAGTCGGGCGTCATTGCCCAGAAGATCGCCCAGACAATGACCTCGACTGGTACCGTCGCGGTCTATCTTCACCCCTCGGACGCACTCCACGGTAGCCTCGGCGTAGTGACGAGTGGTGACGTGATCATCGCACTCAGCAACTCCGGCGAGACGGACGAGATCATCGCGATTCTGCCGACGCTGAAATCGCGGCAAGTTCCGATCATAGCCATCGTCGGCAATCTCGCATCGACACTTGCCCTCGAATCCGACGTCGCGCTCGACGCAAGCGTTGACCGCGAGGCTTGCCCGCTCAATCTCGCCCCGACAACATCTACGACCGTCGCTCTTTCGCTCGGCGACGCACTAGCGATGACTGTTATGGAGGCGAAAGGACTGACCGCCGAAGACTTTGCGGCGAATCATCCCGCCGGGCGGCTCGGCAAGCGGTTGACGCTCCGTGTCCGCGACCTTATGCACCCGAGCCCGAACGTGTCCCCGGCCGATGGTTGGCTCTCGGTCGTGAAGGCGATCTCGGATGGCTCTCTTGGTGCGGTAAATGTCGTCGATGGCTCGGAACTTATTGGTATCATCACCGATGGCGATCTTCGCCGCACAATTGAGCGGACCGATCCGGCCGAGTTCTCATCGCTGACGGCCGAGCAGATGATGACCCGCTCGCCAACGACAGCAACCGACGAAATGCTCGCCTTTGAAGCGCTAAAGGTGATGGAGGAACGGCCGTCGCAGATCTCCGTACTTCCGGTCGTGAATGCAGAGGGCGAATGCACGGGAATGCTACGGCTTCACGATATAGTCCGGGCAGGCATCTAACCGAACAACGCATCGCCCGCTTTTTGCGTCTCA comes from Acidobacteriota bacterium and encodes:
- a CDS encoding KpsF/GutQ family sugar-phosphate isomerase, with amino-acid sequence MGFRKLPLVAENHTKIRELLLIEAGAVERAAGRLTAADADKAVGLLVGCEGKVVVLGVGKSGVIAQKIAQTMTSTGTVAVYLHPSDALHGSLGVVTSGDVIIALSNSGETDEIIAILPTLKSRQVPIIAIVGNLASTLALESDVALDASVDREACPLNLAPTTSTTVALSLGDALAMTVMEAKGLTAEDFAANHPAGRLGKRLTLRVRDLMHPSPNVSPADGWLSVVKAISDGSLGAVNVVDGSELIGIITDGDLRRTIERTDPAEFSSLTAEQMMTRSPTTATDEMLAFEALKVMEERPSQISVLPVVNAEGECTGMLRLHDIVRAGI